AGCATCCGATAAATAGCCATTATTTATTACTCGGCTAGTAGGCTGGCAATAAAGTGTTTCAAACCAGTGTATGATATTTTTACcaaaactaaaataaagcaaacattgTTTAATAAATTTCCATTGTACTTTATCAAATGCCTTTTCAAAATCTGCAATGAATAACAAGCCTTGTTCCTGTCGCTTATCATAAAAATGAATTGTATCAAGCACCTGTCTTAAATTATCTCCGATGAATCTTCCCTTAATAAAACCCACTTGATCATTACTTATGATACTACTTAtcactttttttattcttaaagcTATACACTTTGATAGAATCCGAGTGTCACAACATAGTAGGGTCAAAGGTCGCCAATTTTTAAGAACAATGGATCTTTATATATTCCATCAGGAGATTGTTTCAAAAGCAGTGATATAATTCCTTCCCTTTGAGTATTAGACAATTTGCCTTGctgaaaagaaaatttaaatgaatCCAACAAAGGTGTTTTAATTTCATCAAAAAAGGTTTTATATATCTCGATGGGCATGCCATCTATACCGGGAGATTTTCCTGAGGAAAATGAATTTATGGCTTCCAATAACTCTTGCTCTGTTATGTGTCCCTCGCAACTTGATTGCTGTGCTATAGAAAGTTTATTCACATTAGAGGAAGGGAAAAATTGTTCATCTATGCTATCTAAAGACTCCAATCtatcactgcaatataaagatTTAAAGTACTCCATTTCCTCCTGTAATATGTCTTGTGGATCTAATAATacagtattatttttattcaatctaattatgttttttttaaccacatttctttgatttaatcttaaaaaatgtttggtacacttttctcctttttccatCCAGACAGCATGGGACCTAACAATTAGACTGTTCACTCGCTCATAATAAAGGCTCTCCAATTCCTCTTGCTTTGTTTTACATAAAATTTCAGTTTCTATTTCATAATTATTATCCAGAGTTGTTTGTAGCCCATTAATTTCAttaattaaatctctttctttttttaagtcaGTTTTTTGTCTAATAGATCCCATCTTTATTGCATGTCCtctaaaagaacatttaaaagctTCCCAAACATTGTGTGGGTTGGAAGATTGCACATTGTTATCAAAAAATTCTTTAAtaaatctttttgttgtttcaagGAAAGATTCATCGTTTAGAAGGGAAACATTAAATTTCCAATAACCCCTCCCCCGAGAATATTGCAAATTTTTAATTTGTAGTATCACTAAACTGTGATCTGATTTTAACGAACCACCAATAAAGCAGTTACATATTTGCGGGACTAGCGAAAATGAACTAAGAAAATAGTCAATTCTGCTAGCCTGTTGTCCTCTGCGCCATGTATACCGTATGGTATCTGGGTTTAAAAATCTCCAAATGTCAACCAAATCGAGTGATGCCATCATATCTTGAATTTCTCTTAATGCCTGGGGATGATTGTTAGATTTTTGTAAACTCCTACGATCCTTATTAATATCCAAAATAGTATTAAAATCTCCTGTTACAATAATTTGATCAACTTTAATAGAGTTTAAGCATATATTAAGCTCCCTAAAAAATTCAGGACTATCCTCATTGGGCGCGTATATATTAGCTATTAtaatatgtaaattatttattgttacCTCTATTACAATCCATCTACCTTGGTTGTCTTTATTAAATGAATGTAGTGtgtattctatattttttctaaaCAAAATCATAACTCCTCTGCTATTACCAAGTCCATGACTAAAATATACATCACCTTCCCATTCTGATTTCCAACTTAGTTCATTTTCTAACCTAGAATGTGTTTCTTGTAAGCAAATAATGTGAACGTCTGTCTTGTCATTTAACCATACAAAGATTTCTctcctttttgaaatatttgccAAACCATTACAATTGAAAGTTGCAATTCCAACTAATAAATTCTCCATTAATCttataaaaaagtaaaacttaAAATATGGATCTGAAcaatgttgacaaaaacaacatggaaTATAGCCTTTCCCACTACACATTCAATCCATACATGCAAGCAACCCTTCAAACGCAACCCAACCTGACAACCAATCATACGCCTGTATTTCCCCCTCCCTATCTTAccaataaaaaaagacacctCTATAAGGCCCATGTAGAACTTAACTAAAGCTCACCTCCCTTTACTAACCAAACTACTGTTCACTACAACTAAGGTAATTAATCAAAGATTTAttctaaaactaaaacaaactacaaccaaaaaaaactattctcccctttctaaaaaaaaaaacaaaataattttataATCTACCCATTTCATACAATCACTGGCGGTAGCAAATTGATGACGTCATCTTCACGCTGCCGTATTTACAAAATGTTCACTGAAGTCTAGAAACATTTTCTGCACCCGTTTCCATGTACATCCAGTAGGTTTTATCGTCTCTGTAAATCTGACCATCAATGAACAACCGGTCAATTACCATTCTAGTCTTTTTGTTACTCCGCCTTGCTTCTTGCATGATCGGCTGAAGAATTCTCCGCCTTTTAACAACTTCTGCAGGGAACTGATCGCCAATAAAGCAGCCAGATCCTTTTAGCCGCGGAGCCTTTTCAATTACAGCGAGCTTCTTTTTAAAGTCCAAAAACCTCGCCACCACTGGCCGTGGCCGCTGTTGGGGATTCCGTTTTTGTCCAAGGCGATGCACTCGCAACAGCTCTGCAGCTTCAACTTCCACTTCACTCATGCCGAGTTTGTCTTTCATGAACCTCTTCACAATCTTCTCCGTGGAGCGATAGTTTTTCCCAACCTCCTCTGGAATACCATGTATTATGATGTTTTCCCGCATCCCTCGACACTGTAAGTCCAAAATTTCAGCTGATATTTGCTGCTTGTCCTTTTGAAGTTGAACTGTTTGCAACTTTAGCGCTTCTACTTCAAGTCGGAGTGAAGCATTGTCCCCTTTTAATGTCTCAATCAATGCATGACTATACTCTAATGAATGTTTTAAATCCATGATATCTTGGGACATTTGTTGCAATACGTCCAGTTTTTGCAATTGTTCTTGCATTGTGTGCATTGTTTGACGCATGGCTTGCATATCTCCTATGAGAGTTTCCTCCTCAGCAGAGCTTAGCTCCAGACGACCGCGTTTGGGTTCTCTGAAGTTTGCCATGCTGTCGTGGTATAAATCAATGAAACCTTGTAAAGTTTCAATCGTATCTTCCTCCGACGTTGAATCCAGCTTTCAATATCGCTCAAACATTGATATTACTTACAAAACAAGATATTATATCCGGGGAGATTTTAGCTCTGGTCTCGCTCAGCTGCTCCCCCCGTCCACCATCTTCTCCTAAACGAgatgatcatttatttttactttttcggAGAAAGTAAGGAAACCTCaccagaaaacagaaatagagGGATGATTACAAGATGTCTCATCAAGTGCAAACttcacaaagacactaaacaagagaTCAAACCTTAACTCTGTGGAGTctgatctcaaggactttaagtttgtaGGCGACgtcatgaacttttactgaacctAGCATGGGGAAATCGTCGTTCAGTtggtgtccagtgtgcatacgctgTTGTGGTTGCagggttccttgttggttggacgttggtccacactggtcacaacagcactgttcaccattggcagagtgctgacaagtctgagagttttgtccatctgtgttgctctgcttggaaaacaaacacacaaacacagagaaagtcaaggtttcctgcagcattgaagaactgatgccttaCCTGAAATAGAGATCACCCCTAATGACATCTGAGGACACTTCTACCTGTTATAATTAAACATTCAGCTGCCTGAGCTTCCAGGAAGATTAACACTCATATAGAAATAGATGGGCTGCAGGAGATTAAACTAAGGACATCCTGATACAGTACAGCTGGCTCACAATCCAAGGTGAGTCATTAAATATTTAGCACCTACTGATTTATCCCTTGATAATACACATATCAGCTATTGTAGACCCTACAATATTGTATTGTAAGCCTCAGGACTGCTCTGTGTTGGAAAGCACAGAGCATTGTGGAAATTTATCGAGGaaaggagcaccatgacagagacatTAGGCTCACTACCACGAGACCAGCAAGTAACTGATAAAGTAAGCTGGGTTTATATTGGATTTATATCCAGCATCCCAGCAGAATATTTAGCACTGATGTGATGTCttttcacttttaatattttctttttgcctttttcagctttattttgacagtagcagtgaagagtgacaggaaatggggagaagagtagggggaagacatgcagcaaattcCTGCGGACAGGAATCAAACCTGGGCCGCTGCATCGGaaaccagcccctgtacatgagtcacccgcttaacccgatgagctacaCAGGCGCCCATGTCTTTTTACTTTTATGTGTTGAGAACAAGTTTGTGTTGATGCTGACCACATCAGAATTCCTAATCTTacctacatccccagattaaccgggaccagatttctgtgtcaaaatcaGTACAGGTTAGAGTGAACTACAGCTGATGATGTGTTAAGATAATTCAAatgaccacagttgttcaaaacagtttgaCACTAAATTTCACAGCAATATCCAAAACATCCAAAGTAGAATTGTGTGTACAGTGGTTACTGAGACCAGTCattacatacctcactgtgacattgattgaatgttctctttctgttgtgtatCAGTTTGTGCTTTTTCAGGATTCCTGAAGTTCTATAGGTCTTCTGACACttgtcacatctgtatggtctctccccagtgtggacacgctggtgaagtttgagattaaaactgtatttgaagtctttcccacactggtcacagtgGTACTGTTTGAGTCCGGTGTGGCTCACTTCATGTTCTTTTAATTGTGAGTACTGTACAAATGGCTttccacagtgatcacatatgtacacatcatgtccagtgtggatgcgttggtgagaTTTTAGACTGTGTTGCTGCTTGAAAGTTTTGTCACAGTAGTCACAGTGGTACAGCTTTCTACCAAAGTGGGGGCACTGATGAATCAACAACTGTTCATTTGGAGTAAAgtttttcacacactgatcacagctgacaGGTTCACCTCCATGGTGGATGAGTTGGTGTCTTGCTAAAGCATGCTTGTCaataaaagtcttcccacactgatcacagctgaatggtctatCTCCACTGTGAATAAGTTGGTGTGTTGTTAAAGCACTCTTGGAAGTAAAAGtcttctcacactgatcacagctgaatggtctgactccactgtgaatgattTGGTGTCTTGTTAAATGACTTTTGGAAGCAAAAGTCTTTCcacactgaaaacagctgaatggtttaactccaccgTGAATCAGCTGGTGTCGTTTCAACTTACTCTTGCAAGGAAAAGCCttttcacactgatcacagctgaatggtctagCTCCAATGTGAATGAGTTGGTGTCGTCTCAACGTACTCCTGGCAGCAAAAGCCTTTTCACaatgatcacagctgaatggtttaactccactgtgaatcaCTTGATGTGCTGTTAAATTACTCTTGTAAGTAAAAGtattcccacactgatcacagatgAATGGTTTAAcatcactgtgaatgagttggtgtAATGTTAAAGTTCTTTGGCAAGTAAAactcttcccacactgatcacagccgaatggtttaactccactgtgaatgagttggtgtCGTCTCAATGTACTCTTGTCAGAAAACGtcttctcacactgatcacagctgaatagTCTAagtccactgtgaatgagttgatgtcgtCTCAACATACTCTTGTCAGGATAATtcttctcacactgatcacagctgaatggtcgaACTCCACTGTGACTGAGTTGGTGTCGTCTCAATTTACTCTTCTCAGTAAAAACcttctcacactgatcacagctaaatggtttaactccactgtgaatgagttgatgtgttGCTAAAGAACTCTTGGAAGTAAATGTctttccacattgatcacagctgaatggtttaacttcactgtgaatgagttggtgtCTTCTCAACTTACTCttgtcagtaaaagcctttccacactgatcacagctgaatggtttaactccactgtgcatgagttggTGTGTTGCAAAAGAACTCTTGGAAGTAAATGtcttctcacactgatcacagctaaATGGTcgaactccactgtgaatgagttggtgtCGTCTCAATGTACACTTGTAAGAAAAGgttttcccacactgatcacagctgaatgttcTGGCTGCATTGTGAGTGAGTTGGTGCCGTTTCAATTTACTCTTGtcagtaaaagtcttcccacacggATCACAACTGAATGGTCGAACTCCACTATGAATAAGTTGGTGTGTTGTTAAAGTactcttgaaaaaaaaagtcttctcacactgatcacagctgaatggtcgaACTCCACAATGAATGAGTTGGTGTCTTGTTAACTTACTCTTGCGAGTAAAagttttcccacactgatcacaactAAACggtttctccacagtgtgaatacacTTGTAAA
This is a stretch of genomic DNA from Acanthochromis polyacanthus isolate Apoly-LR-REF ecotype Palm Island chromosome 1, KAUST_Apoly_ChrSc, whole genome shotgun sequence. It encodes these proteins:
- the LOC110971092 gene encoding oocyte zinc finger protein XlCOF6-like isoform X3, which encodes MDSSQEKSKISNGVRCRTSEDDKNGSPMTTTSDNSLSCEQCDKTFITATKLKLYKCIHTVEKPFSCDQCGKTFTRKSKLTRHQLIHCGVRPFSCDQCEKTFFFKSTLTTHQLIHSGVRPFSCDPCGKTFTDKSKLKRHQLTHNAARTFSCDQCGKTFSYKCTLRRHQLIHSGVRPFSCDQCEKTFTSKSSFATHQLMHSGVKPFSCDQCGKAFTDKSKLRRHQLIHSEVKPFSCDQCGKTFTSKSSLATHQLIHSGVKPFSCDQCEKVFTEKSKLRRHQLSHSGVRPFSCDQCEKNYPDKSMLRRHQLIHSGLRLFSCDQCEKTFSDKSTLRRHQLIHSGVKPFGCDQCGKSFTCQRTLTLHQLIHSDVKPFICDQCGNTFTYKSNLTAHQVIHSGVKPFSCDHCEKAFAARSTLRRHQLIHIGARPFSCDQCEKAFPCKSKLKRHQLIHGGVKPFSCFQCGKTFASKSHLTRHQIIHSGVRPFSCDQCEKTFTSKSALTTHQLIHSGDRPFSCDQCGKTFIDKHALARHQLIHHGGEPVSCDQCVKNFTPNEQLLIHQCPHFGRKLYHCDYCDKTFKQQHSLKSHQRIHTGHDVYICDHCGKPFVQYSQLKEHEVSHTGLKQYHCDQCGKDFKYSFNLKLHQRVHTGERPYRCDKCQKTYRTSGILKKHKLIHNRKRTFNQCHSEQSNTDGQNSQTCQHSANGEQCCCDQCGPTSNQQGTLQ
- the LOC110971092 gene encoding oocyte zinc finger protein XlCOF6-like isoform X5 produces the protein MDSSQEKSKISNGVRCRTSEDDKNGSPMTTTSDNSLSCEQCDKTFITATKLKLYKCIHTVEKPFSCDQCGKTFTRKSKLTRHQLIHCGVRPFSCDQCEKTFFFKSTLTTHQLIHSGVRPFSCDPCGKTFTDKSKLKRHQLTHNAARTFSCDQCGKTFSYKCTLRRHQLIHSGVRPFSCDQCEKTFTSKSSFATHQLMHSGVKPFSCDQCGKAFTDKSKLRRHQLIHSEVKPFSCDQCGKTFTSKSSLATHQLIHSGVKPFSCDQCEKVFTEKSKLRRHQLSHSGVRPFSCDQCEKNYPDKSMLRRHQLIHSGLRLFSCDQCEKTFSDKSTLRRHQLIHSGVKPFGCDQCGKSFTCQRTLTLHQLIHSDVKPFICDQCGNTFTYKSNLTAHQVIHSGVKPFSCDHCEKAFAARSTLRRHQLIHIGARPFSCDQCEKAFPCKSKLKRHQLIHGGVKPFSCFQCGKTFASKSHLTRHQIIHSGVRPFSCDQCEKTFTSKSALTTHQLIHSGDRPFSCDQCGKTFIDKHALARHQLIHHGGEPVSCDQCVKNFTPNEQLLIHQCPHFGRKLYHCDYCDKTFKQQHSLKSHQRIHTGHDVYICDHCGKPFVQYSQLKEHEVSHTGLKQYHCDQCGKDFKYSFNLKLHQRVHTGERPYRCDKCQKTYRTSGILKKHKLIHNRKRTFNQCHSESNTDGQNSQTCQHSANGEQCCCDQCGPTSNQQGTLQ